In one Hypomesus transpacificus isolate Combined female chromosome 18, fHypTra1, whole genome shotgun sequence genomic region, the following are encoded:
- the LOC124480376 gene encoding SLIT-ROBO Rho GTPase-activating protein 3-like isoform X2, producing MTSYARPRKVVDYDTQIKEVRCQLVDQLKVLDLQLEQKTQQLQDLGEYWRRRGEIEGEYARSLDKLAERFTSKIKRKEPNGQSVAQCWLVLLSQTRQESREHSGLSESCSNLLTQPLTHCLEYTQRLAKRSKEICTQLQDGLLKVTTELQTAWRTYYQYHSEFLSADGKLKEAEKVEKQKQSAAKKVERLIEKRQEKVKEIHLKCTKARNDYLLNLAAANTSMNKYYHHDISSLIESADAGYHLSLSRVLRSYLAIRSQTQESLTGGLKQLHAAVSGLDQNQDRDCLLQTYNNAFCLSQCFQYQPHDGDQMCEVSAECGVRYELETRFQQLQSRLAAVNQETEEAGKSVLGAHSILLEIICDDDLEPSAGGSCCSTSGGQQAYDSSSDNLAAKPSVARRRANLQETEVLYLAKVKDYLIGSSLVSKLQAKHDLLKVAIEKEATNGHKPRENSKKSLRVRKNHPGTKFDQKLFTGDMLSFIEASGQQIPVVVLSCIRFINLNGLHHEGIFRVPGSQVEVNNLRDAFERGEDPLEDRLCDIDSVAGVLKLYFRGLEKPLFPQDSMSQLLECIQMDNEAERVAKLKVVVSSYLPPVLVVMRYLFAFLHHVSQYSDENMMQPYNLAVCFGPSLVRGTQDDDVVTLQPQINALVKDIIVQHESIYPSQAELQGPVYEKCMTLEPDDCDPIIEDGEGESEVETGPLHPTTSAEMPQTKAERHRSNSRPFPTGGAVAPNVKFALQLPVGPHIRPSRSLSPGFLRKESQSKSSAEDVQVDKEVCLQMNSVFKELFNRQTPQDLPPITSSPSSQPPQKKGGGAGRKGKGLF from the exons ATGACGTCCTACGCGAGGCCTCGAAAAGTTGTGGACTATGACACACAAATCAAAG AGGTGCGTTGCCAGCTGGTGGATCAGCTGAAGGTTCTAGATTTGCAGCTGGAGCAGAAGACCCAGCAGCTGCAGGACCTGGGCGAGTACTGGAGACGACGTGGGGAGATCGAGGGCGAGTACGCTCGCTCTCTGGACAAACTGGCCGAGAGGTTCACCTCCAAGATCAAGAg GAAGGAGCCGAACGGTCAGTCGGTGGCCCAGTGTTGGCTGGTTCTGTTGAGTCAAACCCgccaggagagcagggagcaCAGTGGTCTGAGCGAAAGCTGCAGTAACCTGCTTACCCAGCCTCTCACACACTGCCTGGAGTACACACAGCGCCTGGCGAAGAGG AGTAAGGAGATATGTACTCAGTTACAAGATGGACTGTTGAAGGTCACCACAGAGCTACAGACC GCTTGGAGGACATATTACCAGTACCACTCTGAGTTTTTGTCTGCAGACGGGAAGCTGAAGGAGGCTGAGAAAGTGGAGAAGCAGAAACAAAGCGCTGCCAAGAAAGTTGAGAGACTCATCGAGAAA AGACAAGAAAAGGTCAAAGAGATCCACCTGAAGTGCACCAAGGCACGAAACGATTATCTTCTGAACCTGGCTGCGGCCAACACCTCCATGAACAAGTACTACCACCATGACATCTCCTCTCTCATTGAA TCTGCAGATGCAGGCTACCACCTTTCCCTGTCTCGCGTGCTGCGGTCCTACCTGGCCATCCGGTCTCAGACCCAGGAGAGTCTGACTGGAGGCCTGAAGCAGCTCCACGCGGCCGTGTCTGGActggaccagaaccaggaccgaGACTGCTTGCTTCAGACCTACAACAATGCTTTCTGTCTGTCCCAGTGCTTCCAGTATCAGCCCCATGATGGagaccag ATGTGCGAGGTGAGTGCAGAGTGTGGGGTTAGGTACGAGCTGGAGACCAGGTTCCAACAACTGCAATCTAGGCTGGCTGCCGTCAACCAGGAAACCGAAGAG gctggaaAAAGCGTATTGGGCGCCCACAGCATCCTTCTGGAGATAATCTGTGATGATGACCTAGAACCCAGTGCTGGTGGCAGCTGCTGCAGTACCAGTGGTGGCCAGCAGGCCTATGATAGCAGCAGTGACAACCTGGCTGCCAAGCCCAGTGTGGCCAGGCGTCGAGCCAACCTGCAGGAGACGGAGGTCCTTTACCTGGCT aaAGTGAAAGACTATCTGATTGGAAGCTCTTTGGTATCCAAGCTCCAGGCCAAACATGATCTTCTCAAAGTGGCAATTGAAAAAG AGGCAACCAATGGCCACAAACCCAG AGAAAACAGCAAGAAGTCTTTACGTGTGAGGAAGAATCACCCCGGCACCAAGTTTGATCAGAAACTGTTCACTGGTGACATGCTGTCCTTCATAGAG GCCTCAGGACAGCAGATCCCAGTTGTGGTGTTGAGTTGCATTCGTTTCATCAACCTCAACG GTCTTCACCACGAGGGTATATTCAGAGTGCCGGGTTCCCAGGTGGAGGTCAACAACCTGAGAGACGCCTTCGAGAGAG gagagGACCCCCTGGAGGACCGGCTTTGTGACATAGACTCTGTGGCGGGTGTGCTGAAGCTCTACTTCCGAGGCCTGGAGAAGCCTCTCTTCCCTCAAGACAGCATGAGCCAACTCCTGGAGTGCATCC AGATGGATAACGAGGCCGAGAGAGTGGCCAAGCTCAAAGTGGTCGTCTCCTCCTACCTTCCACCTGTCCTTGTGGTCATGCGATACCTCTTTGCGTTCCTCCATCA TGTGTCTCAGTACAGTGATGAAAACATGATGCAGCCATACAACCTGGCTGTGTGCTTTGGCCCCAGCCTGGTGCGAGGGACGCAGGATGATGATGTCGTCACTCTGCAGCCTCAGATCAATGCTCTGGTCAAGGACATCATCGTGCAGCATGAGAGCATCTATCCCAGCCAAGCTGAACTCCAGGGACCAGTGTATGAGAAATGCATGACACTGGAGCCAGATGACTG CGATCCTATCATAGAAGATGGAGAAGGGGAGTCAGAGGTGGAGACAgggcccctccaccccaccacgTCTGCTGAAATGCCCCAAACGAAGGCAGAGCGACATCGGAGCAACTCCAGACCATTCCCCACAGGGGGCGCTGTTGCTCCAAATGTCAAGTTTGCACTCCAGCTCCCCGTGGGGCCTCACATCAGGCCGTCCCGCTCCCTCTCACCGGGGTTTCTCCGGAAAGA ATCCCAAAGCAAGTCCTCTGCTGAGGACGTTCAAGTTGACAAG GAGGTCTGTCTCCAGATGAACTCGGTCTTCAAGGAGCTTTTCAATCGACAAACGCCCCAGGACCTAccccccatcacctcctccccctcttctcagcCTCCCCagaagaaaggagggggagcagggaggaaagGCAAGGGGCTGTTTTGA
- the ssr4 gene encoding translocon-associated protein subunit delta: MMIRLAAFLALLVCACSAESCTDPVITPSAYTTSDAVISSESVFIVELSLACANGAQSVALYADVQGRQFPVTRGQDVGKYQVSWSLPHKQASSGTYQVKFFDEESYSSLRKAQRNNEDVASIQPLFSVNVDHRGAWNGPWVSTEVLAALIGILFYYLAFSTKSTIQA; encoded by the exons ATGATGATCAGATTAGCTGCCTTTCTTGCTCTTCTTGTCTGCGCTTGTTCTG CTGAAAGCTGCACAGACCCTGTGATCACTCCCTCGGCCTACACAACCTCGGATGCCGTCATCTCCTCCGAGTCCGTCTTCATCGTTGAGCTCAGTCTGGCTTGTGCCAACGGAGCGCAG AGTGTGGCGCTGTATGCTGATGTCCAAGGAAGACAGTTCCCTGTGACCAGGGGCCAGGATGTTGGAAAGTACCAG GTGTCTTGGAGTCTTCCCCACAAACAAGCTAGTTCTGGAACATACCAGGTCAAATTCTTCGATGAGGAGTCTTACAGCTCCCTGCGGAAG GCCCAGAGGAACAATGAAGATGTAGCATCCATCcagcctctcttctctgtcaaTGTGGATCACAGG ggtgcatGGAATGGTCCCTGGGTGTCCACTGAAGTGCTGGCGGCCCTCATCGGCATCCTCTTCTACTACCTTGCCTTCAGCACCAAGAGCACCATCCAGGCATAG
- the LOC124480376 gene encoding SLIT-ROBO Rho GTPase-activating protein 3-like isoform X1: MTSYARPRKVVDYDTQIKEVRCQLVDQLKVLDLQLEQKTQQLQDLGEYWRRRGEIEGEYARSLDKLAERFTSKIKRKEPNGQSVAQCWLVLLSQTRQESREHSGLSESCSNLLTQPLTHCLEYTQRLAKRSKEICTQLQDGLLKVTTELQTAWRTYYQYHSEFLSADGKLKEAEKVEKQKQSAAKKVERLIEKRQEKVKEIHLKCTKARNDYLLNLAAANTSMNKYYHHDISSLIESADAGYHLSLSRVLRSYLAIRSQTQESLTGGLKQLHAAVSGLDQNQDRDCLLQTYNNAFCLSQCFQYQPHDGDQMCEVSAECGVRYELETRFQQLQSRLAAVNQETEEAGKSVLGAHSILLEIICDDDLEPSAGGSCCSTSGGQQAYDSSSDNLAAKPSVARRRANLQETEVLYLAKVKDYLIGSSLVSKLQAKHDLLKVAIEKAEATNGHKPRENSKKSLRVRKNHPGTKFDQKLFTGDMLSFIEASGQQIPVVVLSCIRFINLNGLHHEGIFRVPGSQVEVNNLRDAFERGEDPLEDRLCDIDSVAGVLKLYFRGLEKPLFPQDSMSQLLECIQMDNEAERVAKLKVVVSSYLPPVLVVMRYLFAFLHHVSQYSDENMMQPYNLAVCFGPSLVRGTQDDDVVTLQPQINALVKDIIVQHESIYPSQAELQGPVYEKCMTLEPDDCDPIIEDGEGESEVETGPLHPTTSAEMPQTKAERHRSNSRPFPTGGAVAPNVKFALQLPVGPHIRPSRSLSPGFLRKESQSKSSAEDVQVDKEVCLQMNSVFKELFNRQTPQDLPPITSSPSSQPPQKKGGGAGRKGKGLF; the protein is encoded by the exons ATGACGTCCTACGCGAGGCCTCGAAAAGTTGTGGACTATGACACACAAATCAAAG AGGTGCGTTGCCAGCTGGTGGATCAGCTGAAGGTTCTAGATTTGCAGCTGGAGCAGAAGACCCAGCAGCTGCAGGACCTGGGCGAGTACTGGAGACGACGTGGGGAGATCGAGGGCGAGTACGCTCGCTCTCTGGACAAACTGGCCGAGAGGTTCACCTCCAAGATCAAGAg GAAGGAGCCGAACGGTCAGTCGGTGGCCCAGTGTTGGCTGGTTCTGTTGAGTCAAACCCgccaggagagcagggagcaCAGTGGTCTGAGCGAAAGCTGCAGTAACCTGCTTACCCAGCCTCTCACACACTGCCTGGAGTACACACAGCGCCTGGCGAAGAGG AGTAAGGAGATATGTACTCAGTTACAAGATGGACTGTTGAAGGTCACCACAGAGCTACAGACC GCTTGGAGGACATATTACCAGTACCACTCTGAGTTTTTGTCTGCAGACGGGAAGCTGAAGGAGGCTGAGAAAGTGGAGAAGCAGAAACAAAGCGCTGCCAAGAAAGTTGAGAGACTCATCGAGAAA AGACAAGAAAAGGTCAAAGAGATCCACCTGAAGTGCACCAAGGCACGAAACGATTATCTTCTGAACCTGGCTGCGGCCAACACCTCCATGAACAAGTACTACCACCATGACATCTCCTCTCTCATTGAA TCTGCAGATGCAGGCTACCACCTTTCCCTGTCTCGCGTGCTGCGGTCCTACCTGGCCATCCGGTCTCAGACCCAGGAGAGTCTGACTGGAGGCCTGAAGCAGCTCCACGCGGCCGTGTCTGGActggaccagaaccaggaccgaGACTGCTTGCTTCAGACCTACAACAATGCTTTCTGTCTGTCCCAGTGCTTCCAGTATCAGCCCCATGATGGagaccag ATGTGCGAGGTGAGTGCAGAGTGTGGGGTTAGGTACGAGCTGGAGACCAGGTTCCAACAACTGCAATCTAGGCTGGCTGCCGTCAACCAGGAAACCGAAGAG gctggaaAAAGCGTATTGGGCGCCCACAGCATCCTTCTGGAGATAATCTGTGATGATGACCTAGAACCCAGTGCTGGTGGCAGCTGCTGCAGTACCAGTGGTGGCCAGCAGGCCTATGATAGCAGCAGTGACAACCTGGCTGCCAAGCCCAGTGTGGCCAGGCGTCGAGCCAACCTGCAGGAGACGGAGGTCCTTTACCTGGCT aaAGTGAAAGACTATCTGATTGGAAGCTCTTTGGTATCCAAGCTCCAGGCCAAACATGATCTTCTCAAAGTGGCAATTGAAAAAG CAGAGGCAACCAATGGCCACAAACCCAG AGAAAACAGCAAGAAGTCTTTACGTGTGAGGAAGAATCACCCCGGCACCAAGTTTGATCAGAAACTGTTCACTGGTGACATGCTGTCCTTCATAGAG GCCTCAGGACAGCAGATCCCAGTTGTGGTGTTGAGTTGCATTCGTTTCATCAACCTCAACG GTCTTCACCACGAGGGTATATTCAGAGTGCCGGGTTCCCAGGTGGAGGTCAACAACCTGAGAGACGCCTTCGAGAGAG gagagGACCCCCTGGAGGACCGGCTTTGTGACATAGACTCTGTGGCGGGTGTGCTGAAGCTCTACTTCCGAGGCCTGGAGAAGCCTCTCTTCCCTCAAGACAGCATGAGCCAACTCCTGGAGTGCATCC AGATGGATAACGAGGCCGAGAGAGTGGCCAAGCTCAAAGTGGTCGTCTCCTCCTACCTTCCACCTGTCCTTGTGGTCATGCGATACCTCTTTGCGTTCCTCCATCA TGTGTCTCAGTACAGTGATGAAAACATGATGCAGCCATACAACCTGGCTGTGTGCTTTGGCCCCAGCCTGGTGCGAGGGACGCAGGATGATGATGTCGTCACTCTGCAGCCTCAGATCAATGCTCTGGTCAAGGACATCATCGTGCAGCATGAGAGCATCTATCCCAGCCAAGCTGAACTCCAGGGACCAGTGTATGAGAAATGCATGACACTGGAGCCAGATGACTG CGATCCTATCATAGAAGATGGAGAAGGGGAGTCAGAGGTGGAGACAgggcccctccaccccaccacgTCTGCTGAAATGCCCCAAACGAAGGCAGAGCGACATCGGAGCAACTCCAGACCATTCCCCACAGGGGGCGCTGTTGCTCCAAATGTCAAGTTTGCACTCCAGCTCCCCGTGGGGCCTCACATCAGGCCGTCCCGCTCCCTCTCACCGGGGTTTCTCCGGAAAGA ATCCCAAAGCAAGTCCTCTGCTGAGGACGTTCAAGTTGACAAG GAGGTCTGTCTCCAGATGAACTCGGTCTTCAAGGAGCTTTTCAATCGACAAACGCCCCAGGACCTAccccccatcacctcctccccctcttctcagcCTCCCCagaagaaaggagggggagcagggaggaaagGCAAGGGGCTGTTTTGA